A genomic window from Anthocerotibacter panamensis C109 includes:
- a CDS encoding DUF2396 family protein: protein MIRPRKCPCCYRPLHALATLEDSLLRCDWDGLFHWDPRYRRLRHLSSRQAWNVDGIGNICPPYTPPPPAQAPPPRTVQLPKLP, encoded by the coding sequence ATGATTCGCCCCCGCAAATGTCCCTGTTGTTATCGTCCTTTACACGCCCTCGCGACGTTAGAGGACAGCTTATTGCGGTGTGATTGGGATGGTCTTTTTCACTGGGACCCCCGCTACCGCCGCCTCAGACATCTATCGAGCCGCCAAGCCTGGAATGTGGATGGGATTGGCAATATCTGTCCTCCCTATACGCCCCCGCCACCCGCCCAAGCGCCGCCGCCGCGCACGGTTCAGTTGCCCAAGCTGCCCTGA